GTTAACGGCCGCATCGGCTACACCGTTTGTGGTTTTCAGTATGGACTCCACACTGACCGCACAGGCAGCACAGGACATGCCAGTAACCGGAACCGTTATTTTTTTTGAATCAGCTATTGTTTCCATCATCCTGTCTTTTTTGTATCATACAAAATTAATATCCTCTACCTCCGCATGCCTTACAGAATTATGGGTAAAAGTTACAAGATAACAGGATTATCCCAGCCGGGTACCATTGGGAAGAGGGAAGTCGGGCCCGGCCAGTATTACCTCACCATCCGGCAGCACAAAGCCTGTCGTCAGAACCTCGGAGCGGAAACCGGCGATGTTCTTTGGCGGGAAGTTGATCACACACAGTACCTGTCGGCCGGTGAGTGCTTCCTTGGTATATCTTCTGGTAATTTGTGCCGAGCTTTGTTTGACACCAATTTCTTCTCCAAAATCAATCCATAGTTTAAATGCCGGTTTACGGGCTTTCGGGAAATCTTCCACGGTTATGATTGTTCCCGCTCGAAGGTCGACGTTTTCAAAATCCTGCCAGGTGATGGTATTCATTGGTTTAATAAAAATGAGTATACTAATTAAGCGATTGAACATTAAATAAACATTTTATTTGCTTTTACTTGCAACGATCATCTTGTCAGAAAAACCATTTATGAAAACCATATTAATTTTAGTTGCGTCCCTGCTGCCGTTCATCTCCTTGGCACAAAAGGCCAAGTTTTATCTGGGAAGCCAGGAAAAGAGTGCCAATGCATCCATTTCACTTTGTGAGCTGGATCTGTCCACAGGGAAAGTGGCCCTGCTGGATACTTTCAACAATTGTACGGGACCCGGTTATCTGGCCCTTTCGCCTAACAAAAAGAATCTGTATGCGGTTTCAGCAGATAATAAAGTCAACGCCTTTAAAATAGGTTCGGATGCCCGGCTTACCTACCAGAACGGCCAGTCGTCGGAAGGGGTGAACCCTTGTCACGTTTCCGTTCATCCTTCGGGAAAGATGGCATTTGTCTCCAACTACACCGCCGGCAGTTTTACGGCCTACACACTTCAGCCTGACGGGGAAGTGAATCCTCCTGTTTTTACCGAGCAATATACCGGGCACGGCCCGAACGCTAAACGTCAGGAAAAATCGCACGCACATTTTGCGGCCACTACACCAGATGGCCGCTACGTTTATGTGGCGGATCTGGGAGGAGACAAGCTCATGAACTATGCTGTTGATATTAAATCCGGGAAACTGGCCCCTAATGCTGCACAGCCTGCTTTTAGTGGCAAGCCAGGCTCGGGCCCAAGGCATTTTGTAGTACACCCGTCGGGTAAATGGCTATTTTTGCTGAACGAGCTGGAGGCGACTTTAACAGCCTGCAGCATCAGCAAACAAGGAGTTATTACTGAAATCGCTACTTATCCTACCATTCCGGCTGACTTTAAGGAGCCCAATACCAGCGCGGCCATTCATTTGCATCCGAACAACAAATTTGTATATGTTTCAAACCGGGGGCGAAATTCCATCAGTGCCTTCAAAATCAAGGCAGATGGCACACTGGAAAAGGTAGATGAACAAACCAGGGCAATTGCGGTACCCCGTGATTTTAACTTTGATCCGTCGGGTAAATTCATGATCGTTGCCAACCAGTCGACGGATAA
This portion of the Dyadobacter sp. CECT 9275 genome encodes:
- a CDS encoding lactonase family protein, yielding MKTILILVASLLPFISLAQKAKFYLGSQEKSANASISLCELDLSTGKVALLDTFNNCTGPGYLALSPNKKNLYAVSADNKVNAFKIGSDARLTYQNGQSSEGVNPCHVSVHPSGKMAFVSNYTAGSFTAYTLQPDGEVNPPVFTEQYTGHGPNAKRQEKSHAHFAATTPDGRYVYVADLGGDKLMNYAVDIKSGKLAPNAAQPAFSGKPGSGPRHFVVHPSGKWLFLLNELEATLTACSISKQGVITEIATYPTIPADFKEPNTSAAIHLHPNNKFVYVSNRGRNSISAFKIKADGTLEKVDEQTRAIAVPRDFNFDPSGKFMIVANQSTDNIVVYDVNPATGKLSFRHESISTKLPICVTFL
- a CDS encoding tRNA-binding protein; translated protein: MNTITWQDFENVDLRAGTIITVEDFPKARKPAFKLWIDFGEEIGVKQSSAQITRRYTKEALTGRQVLCVINFPPKNIAGFRSEVLTTGFVLPDGEVILAGPDFPLPNGTRLG